From one Magnolia sinica isolate HGM2019 chromosome 18, MsV1, whole genome shotgun sequence genomic stretch:
- the LOC131233287 gene encoding protein ROH1A yields MPATDYQGTSVPLAFFGRSILSIRRNQVVSMEGNHEQELEDFELFQKHVADRLADLASSDSKDDREDGLLSLPWLRKLLDFFLSCEEEFKAMLILGRNPTHISRPPLDRLITELLDRAVKALDVCNAITDGIDSIHHWRKQAEIAVSALEQRPLGEGQFRRAKRALTALVASMTIDDKDGQNRAAERTWSFGRKGNGSATAIKEHGNRHVRSFSWSVSRTWSASKQMQAMANNLAAPRGAELNGLALPIYTMGTILLFVMWALVAAIPCQDRSGLNMHFPLPPRQLAWAGPLISLQERIAEEWRKKEKKGSVGLMEELHELERCANGLMELTDTTQFPVEADQMDQIRTQAGDLAQACRTMEEELIPFRRQVREVFHRIVNSRTEVLDCLNQATRLPTTVL; encoded by the coding sequence ATGCCGGCGACCGATTACCAGGGAACTTCAGTTCCTCTGGCTTTCTTCGGTCGTTCGATCCTCAGCATCCGTCGGAACCAAGTCGTTTCGATGGAAGGCAACCATGAACAAGAGCTCGAGGACTTTGAGCTATTCCAGAAACATGTCGCCGACCGCCTCGCCGATCTTGCCTCATCAGACAGTAAGGACGACAGGGAGGATGGCCTTCTCTCCCTCCCATGGCTCCGGAAGCTCCTCGACTTCTTCCTAAGCTGCGAGGAGGAATTCAAGGCCATGCTCATTCTAGGTCGCAACCCGACCCACATCTCCAGGCCCCCGCTCGATCGCCTAATCACAGAACTGCTCGATCGGGCTGTGAAGGCGCTGGATGTATGCAACGCTATCACCGATGGAATTGACTCGATCCATCACTGGAGGAAGCAAGCTGAGATCGCCGTTTCCGCTCTCGAGCAACGACCTTTGGGGGAAGGGCAATTCCGGCGTGCGAAGAGGGCGTTGACGGCGCTCGTCGCTTCGATGACCATTGACGACAAGGACGGCCAAAACAGAGCAGCGGAGAGGACTTGGTCCTTTGgaaggaaaggcaatggcagtGCAACTGCAATCAAAGAACATGGCAACAGGCATGTACGGTCGTTTTCTTGGAGTGTATCGAGGACGTGGTCCGCTTCCAAGCAGATGCAAGCAATGGCGAACAATCTCGCCGCCCCACGCGGAGCAGAGCTTAACGGGCTGGCATTGCCGATATACACGATGGGCACGATTCTGCTGTTCGTCATGTGGGCCCTCGTCGCCGCGATCCCTTGTCAGGATCGGAGCGGCCTTAATATGCATTTCCCCTTGCCGCCGAGGCAGCTAGCTTGGGCAGGGCCGTTGATTAGCTTACAGGAGAGAATTGCTGAGGAgtggaggaagaaggagaagaagggcTCGGTGGGATTGATGGAGGAGCTGCATGAGTTGGAGAGGTGCGCAAATGGCCTGATGGAACTCACTGATACAACTCAATTCCCGGTGGAGGCAGATCAGATGGATCAGATTAGAACACAGGCAGGTGATCTGGCCCAGGCATGTAGGACCATGGAAGAGGAGCTGATTCCATTTCGGCGCCAGGTCAGGGAGGTCTTCCACAGGATCGTGAATAGCCGGACAGAGGTTCTTGATTGCTTGAATCAAGCCACCCGACTTCCCACAACGGTTTTGTAA